A single region of the Lotus japonicus ecotype B-129 chromosome 4, LjGifu_v1.2 genome encodes:
- the LOC130710558 gene encoding lipoxygenase 6, chloroplastic, translated as MLAVKPLNSNFSLRRSPPIPAVGTDASRRRICFPTSGWRIRAVISSGDKAATSLDSDGSLRVVEEGGVIEVRAVVTIKKKMKENFGEMVEDQWESLLNGVGQGIQIQLVSDQIDPVTNSGKSAQTYVRGWLPKPSNVPYIVEYTADFTVPGDFGSPGAVLITNHHGKEFYLLEIILHGFAGGPVFFPANTWIHSRNVNRESRIIFKNQAYLPSQTPAGIKDLRREDLLSIRGTKPHRESLRKPHERIYDYAMYNDLGNPDKDEGFARPVLGGDERPYPRRCRTGRPPTRSDPLSESRIEKPHPIYVPRDETFEEIKQNTFSAGRLKALFHNLIPSLAASLSSSDISFKCFSEIDKLYIDGVRLRGEEQRGAVENLLVGRMMKEVLSAGQRLLKYEIPAIIKRDRFSWLRNNEFSRQTVAGLNPVNIELLKEFPINSKLDPAVYGPPESAITKELLEQELGGMSLEKAIEEKRLFILDYHDMLLPFIKKMNSLPGRKAYASRTILFNTKTGILRPIAIELSLPESPSSPRSKRVYTHGHDGTTHWIWKLAKAHVCSNDAGVHQLVNHWLRTHACMEPYIIASHRQLSSMHPIYKLLHPHMRYTLEINTIARQNLINGGGIIEASFSPGKYAMELSSAAYKNMWRFDMESLPADLIRRGMAVEDPSMPCGLKLVIDDYPYAADGLLIWSAIKEWVESYVEHFYSDPNSVTSDVELQAWWNEIKFKGHRDKSNEPWWSKLETKQDLSGILTTMIWVASGQHAAINFGQYPFGGYVPNRPTLMRRLIPQENDHDYEKFIENPELVFLSSLPTQLQATKVMAVQDTLSTHSPDEEYLGEVNPLHHDHEILKLFSKFSARLEEIEEIIKARNKDPRLKNRSGAGVAPYELLLPTSGPGVTGRGIPNSISI; from the exons ATGTTAGCTGTGAAACCTCTCAACTCAAATTTCTCCCTCCGCCGATCGCCGCCGATCCCCGCCGTAGGCACAGACGCCAGTCGCCGGAGGATCTGTTTCCCAACATCTGGATGGCGGATTCGAGCTGTGATCAGCAGCGGAGACAAGGCTGCGACGTCGTTGGACAGCGACGGTTCACTGCGAGTGGTAGAAGAAGGTGGAGTGATAGAAGTGAGGGCGGTGGTGACcataaagaagaagatgaaggagaatTTTGGTGAAATGGTTGAAGATCAGTGGGAGTCTTTGCTCAATGGAGTTGGTCAGGGGATTCAGATTCAACTTGTTAGTGACCAAATTGACCCTG TTACAAATTCTGGAAAAAGCGCGCAAACATACGTTAGAGGGTGGCTACCGAAGCCTTCAAACGTTCCATACATTGTGGAATACACTGCTGATTTCACAGTGCCAGGTGACTTTGGAAGCCCTGGTGCTGTTCTCATTACCAACCACCATGGCAAGGAGTTCTACCTGCTGGAGATCATCCTTCATGGCTTCGCCGGCGGCCCCGTTTTCTTCCCGGCAAACACATGGATCCATTCAAGGAATGTTAACCGTGAAAGTAGAATCATATTCAAGAATCAA GCATACTTACCATCACAAACACCAGCTGGTATCAAAGATCTTAGACGTGAGGACTTGCTAAGCATAAGGGGTACCAAACCCCACAGAGAAAGCCTAAGAAAGCCACATGAAAGAATCTATGATTATGCAATGTACAATGACTTGGGAAACCCTGATAAGGATGAAGGATTTGCTAGGCCAGTCCTTGGGGGTGACGAGAGGCCTTATCCCCGCCGATGCAGAACCGGCAGACCCCCAACCCGCTCCG ATCCACTGTCTGAGAGTAGAATTGAGAAGCCTCATCCTATTTATGTGCCCCGGGATGAAACTTTTGAAGAAATAAAGCAGAACACTTTCTCTGCTGGAAGGTTGAAAGCTCTGTTCCACAATCTTATACCCTCACTCGCAGCATCTTTGTCGAGTTCAGACATTTCTTTCAAGTGCTTCTCGGAGATTGACAAGCTTTACATTGATGGTGTTCGTCTGAGAGGTGAAGAGCAAAGAGGGGCAGTGGAAAATCTCTTAGTGGGCAGGATGATGAAAGAAGTCCTCAGTGCTGGACAGCGATTGTTGAAATATGAAATCCCTGCAATTATAAAAC GAGATAGATTTTCTTGGTTGAGGAACAATGAATTTTCAAGGCAAACCGTAGCGGGGCTCAATCCAGTGAATATTGAGCTGTTGAAG GAATTTCCTATCAATAGCAAACTAGATCCTGCTGTCTATGGCCCTCCTGAATCAGCGATTACAAAGGAACTACTAGAGCAAGAACTTGGTGGAATGAGCTTAGAAAAG GCCATAGAGGAAAAAAGACTATTTATTCTTGATTACCATGACATGCTTCTGCCGTTCATCAAGAAGATGAACTCCTTACCTGGGAGGAAAGCTTACGCTTCCAGGACAATTCTCTTCAATACAAAGACCGGTATTCTGCGTCCTATAGCTATTGAGCTTTCACTTCCTGAAAGCCCTTCTTCCCCGCGAAGTAAAAGAGTTTACACACATGGGCATGATGGCACAACACACTGGATTTGGAAGCTAGCAAAAGCTCATGTTTGCTCAAATGATGCAGGTGTTCATCAACTAGTAAATCATTG GTTAAGGACTCATGCGTGCATGGAGCCGTATATAATAGCTAGTCATAGACAACTAAGCTCAATGCATCCCatttacaagctgctacacccTCACATGCGCTATACATTGGAGATTAATACAATTGCTCGGCAAAATCTTATAAATGGAGGGGGTATAATTGAGGCATCATTTAGTCCAGGAAAGTATGCCATGGAGCTGAGTTCCGCAGCTTACAAAAACATGTGGAGATTTGATATGGAGTCACTGCCTGCAGATCTTATTCGGAG GGGCATGGCAGTGGAAGACCCTTCAATGCCCTGTGGCCTAAAACTTGTGATTGATGACTACCCTTATGCTGCGGATGGACTACTAATCTGGTCTGCCATTAAAGAATGGGTAGAATCCTACGTTGAACACTTCTACTCCGATCCAAATTCAGTCACATCTGATGTTGAGCTCCAAGCATGGTGGAATGAGATCAAGTTTAAAGGTCACCGTGACAAAAGCAATGAGCCCTGGTGGTCTAAACTCGAAACCAAACAGGACCTATCAGGCATACTCACCACAATGATATGGGTTGCTTCAGGCCAACATGCTGCCATAAATTTTGGACAATACCCCTTTGGAGGGTATGTGCCAAACCGTCCTACCCTCATGAGAAGACTCATCCCTCAAGAGAATGATCATGATTACGAAAAGTTCATTGAGAATCCTGAGCTTGTTTTCCTGTCATCACTGCCTACACAACTTCAAGCAACCAAAGTAATGGCTGTTCAGGACACACTGTCCACTCATTCACCTGATGAAGAGTATTTGGGTGAAGTAAATCCTCTGCATCATGATCATGAAATATTGAAACTGTTTAGTAAATTCTCTGCTAGACTAGAGGAGATAGAGGAGATCATAAAGGCAAGAAATAAGGACCCTCGCTTGAAAAACAGAAGTGGAGCAGGTGTGGCTCCCTATGAACTTTTGCTTCCCACGTCTGGACCAGGGGTAACTGGTCGTGGAATTCCcaacagtatatctatatga
- the LOC130716032 gene encoding probable pre-mRNA-splicing factor ATP-dependent RNA helicase DEAH4 — protein sequence MATLPIVQYEEKILETVEANPVVVVIGETGSGKSTQLSQMLLRRGFSKIAVTQPRRVAAVTVARRVAQELDVRLGEEVGYAIRFEDRTSPTTRIKYLTDGVLLRESLANPELNEYDVIILDEAHERSLNTDILMGLMKRLVKLRSSNLKVLITSATLDGDKVSKFFADCPVLSIPGKLYPVEILYSKERPPNYLESCLKTALDIHTREPEGDILIFMTGQDDIEKLVSKLEDKVRALEEGSCMDAIIFPLHGSLPPELQVRVFSPPPPNCRRIIVATNIAETSLTVDGVVYVIDSGYVKQRQYNPSSGMYSLDVVQISKVQANQRAGRAGRTRPGKCYRLYPSRLFQDEFLDVTVPEIQRSSLAGSVLYLKSLDLPDIDILKFDFLDPPSSESLQDALKQLYLIDAIDENGAITSIGRKMAELPLEPSLSRTLIEANNYGCITEALTVAAMLSAETALLPGQRQSKIEKKRKHPMPNLPDGSGLGDHIQLLQIYECWDRNDYDIGWCKDNGLQVRGMLFVRDVRKQLSQIMQKIAKGPLDIRAHGNGDEFRRDYRNLRKALCVGYANQLAERKMHHNGYRTLNFQAQVVQVHPSSVLTADDLGKFPDYVVYHELVATPKPFMRNVCSVDMRWTTTVMNKLKTLDVYKLSGGINHAEEESERSLPDLPKKDVQVAGAVNDSESRIQAARERFLARKANK from the exons ACGAGTTGCGCAAGAGCTTGATGTTCGCCTCGGTGAGGAAGTAGGTTACGCCATTCGATTTGAGGATAGAACTTCTCCCACCACGCGCATAAA gTACCTCACTGATGGGGTTCTTCTTCGCGAAAGCCTAGCTAATCCGGAGCTTAATGAGTATGATGTGATCATATTAGACGAAGCTCATGAACGGAGTTTGAACAC GGATATTTTGATGGGCCTTATGAAGCGCTTGGTTAAACTTCGATCTTCCAATCTCAAAGTTTTGATCACGTCGGCGACTCTTGATGGTGATAAGGTATCAAAGTTCTTTGCAGATTGTCCTGTGTTGAGCATCCCGGGGAAATTGTATCCGGTTGAAATTCTTTATAGCAAGGAGCGTCCCCCAAACTATCTCGAGTCTTGTCTGAAAACAGCTCTTG ATATACATACTCGCGAACCAGAAGgggatattttaatatttatgacTGGACAG GATGACATAGAGAAGTTGGTATCTAAGTTGGAAGATAAAGTTCGGGCTCTCGAGGAAGGTTCCTGCATGGATGCTATAATCTTCCCCCTACACGGTTCGTTGCCGCCTGAATTGCAG GTGCGTGTTTTTAGTCCTCCACCTCCAAATTGCAGACGAATTATTGTTGCAACAAATATTGCTGAAACTTCTCTGACTGTTGATGGTGTAGT ATATGTTATTGACTCGGGGTATGTAAAGCAAAGGCAGTACAATCCATCCAGTGGGATGTATTCTCTTGATGTTGTTCAAATTAGCAA AGTGCAAGCTAATCAGCGCGCAGGCCGAGCTGGACGAACACGACCAGGGAAATGCTACCGTCTATATCCTTCCCGACTTTTCCAAGATGAGTTTTTGGATGTTACAGTACCTGAAATTCAGAGATCTTCTCTCGCCGGCAGTGTGCTTTACTTGAAGTCATTGGACCTCCCTGATATTGACATTCTCAAATTTGACTTTCTTGATCCTCCTTCAT CTGAGTCCTTACAAGATGCCTTGAAGCAATTATATCTGATTGATGCTATTGATGAAAATGGTGCAATTACAAGTATTGGACGAAAAATGGCTG AGCTTCCATTAGAACCATCCCTATCAAGAACTTTAATAGAGGCAAACAATTATGGTTGCATAACTGAGGCTTTGACTGTTGCTGCCATGTTATCAGCTGAAACTGCATTGCTACCAGGGCAGAGGCAGAG CAAGATTGAGAAAAAGAGGAAACATCCAATGCCTAACCTTCCTGATGGTTCTGGCTTGGGTGATCACATTCAATTGCTGCAGATATACGAGTGTTGGGATCGAAATGATTATGACATTGGTTGGTGCAAAGACAATGGCTTGCAG GTGCGGGGGATGTTGTTTGTCAGAGATGTCCGTAAGCAGTTATCTCAGATAATGCAGAAAATAGCAAAGG GACCACTGGATATAAGGGCACATGGGAATGGGGATGAGTTCCGGCGGGATTATCGAAATTTGAGGAAGGCTTTATGTGTGGGCTATGCAAATCAGCTGGCTGAAAGAAAGATGCATCATAATGGTTATCGAACTCTAAATTTCCAAGCTCAAGTAGTTCAG GTGCATCCATCATCTGTATTGACTGCTGATGATCTGGGGAAGTTCCCAGACTATGTTGTCTACCATGAGCTAGTTGCTACCCCAAAACCGTTTATGAGAAACGTCTGTAGTGTTGACATGAGGTGGACAACAACTGTTATGAACAAGCTTAAGACCCTAGATGTGTACAAATTAAG TGGTGGTATTAATCATGCTGAGGAGGAATCTGAGAGGAGTCTACCAGATTTGCCCAAGAAAGATGTCCAGGTTGCTGGTGCTGTCAATGACTCTGAAAGTAGAATCCAAGCTGCTCGAGAGCGATTTCTTGCGCGAAAAGCCAATAAATGA